Within Vicia villosa cultivar HV-30 ecotype Madison, WI linkage group LG1, Vvil1.0, whole genome shotgun sequence, the genomic segment ATTTACATCAGGTTTTAAGatatatgatgtgaaaaatatttattaaagaaTTTTACATCATATACTTATTTCCAATGATGTAAAAAGTATTTGATTTAGGAAAAAATATAACAAGGTGGCAGTttggtaaataaaatgaaattttgttaTAAAGGATTTTACATCGGGCCTAGATTTACACTGATGTGAAAAGTCcattaatgaaaaaataaaacacgGTGGCAGTTTGGTAAATAGAAGAAATTTTGTTATATTTGGACCTTTACATTGGGCTTTTACTAAACCGAAGTGAAATCCCCCCCTGTTAAACGAAAACCCTAAATCATGAAATCATGTTTTCACTGTTTCCAAACAGAAGAACAAAAGCTGCGTCGATTCGAGAAGACGGACCAGCCACCGCACAAACGCTGCGCCGATTTCGTTTTTTCACTGAAATATCACGTCCGATTCCGTTTCAGACCACAGTTCCGACGACAGACCAGCCACCGCTAAAACGCTGCGCCGGCCACCCTCGTCATCGATTTCATTTGCCGACACAAACACCGCCGCGAACCCTTCTACGATCCCCACACCAAGCTGCAGATCCGACGGGCTTCTCACACCATCCAGATCGTCGACAACCACTGTGATATCACCGTAGAACTGCGACCCTCTCCGTCTCCTTACACGACGTGAAATCCAGCCTCCCACGGACGCTGACGTAAATCCGACCCGGATCTCCACCAATTTCACCGTAGAGCTTTTGTCGGTCACGTGCACGCAGGTATGCTTACTTTGTAAATTTTACTTTCCAATCATAATTGAGTCTCAACTAACTCTTGTGTAATTTACAGAAACGcgtatataatttaaaattagatCCTTGCGGTGCTGTTCATACAATAATTGGTGATGGAGGGAACAAAGAAGGCTTAGCTCATAAGTAAGCCTGATTATATTCTCTTAATCATTATTACACCATAAAAGATATTGAGGTTGCTTTCAAATTCAACCTTTGAGTTTTCTTTATCCCTTTTATTGTGCCGTTTAAGATTCTTAGATAATTCTTAAGATTTGTACGGCTGTGTCGTTGATGTTTAGCAGGTATATAGATCCACCTCCAAAGTGGTCAGAATTTCGTGAAGCAAGTTTTGGTCATGGTCAGAATTTCGTGCACTTGTGACACCCTTAAATCCTTTGATCTTTATTTCCTCAACAATGGATTAGTAAAGAGTTAGGTTGTGAATTTAAATCATGCAAAAAGTATTCAGATTAATATATAGTAATATCAGTTTGAGGTTATTTTAGAAACTCATTAGCGCATAATATTGCTTTCCCCAAGAAATATTGATGCAGGAACTCAAAATCTACCTACTATTAAAATGGGGGAAAGTAGTCAAAATATTAACTGATGTTCTTTATTAAAACCCCtgctttatgattttgcattttCAGGATAACATTGGCGTCATTATGGACCAAAACGGAAAACTTCGCTCATAAGGTAATTCAGAAGCCATATGCTTTAGCTCTGCTGCCAAGATTTGTGGATATAACTAAATATATGGTGTCAAACGTTGGTTATCAAGAATAAATTTCAGACTATTTTTTTTGTGGCAGAGGTTGTTCATCTATACACTTTTTGTTGCTTGCATTATGCAGGTTCGATCTCTCCGAGGTCCATATCCATTGATATGAACAGTAGTTTTTTGAAATGTACGCCATCTTCACTAGAGCAATAATTCAGTGATTATTGCTTTAGAAAACACAGTTCATGGCCTCTTTCCTGTTCCTCTTGGAGTCCAGGTATTTGCAATATGATCGATATTCATAATGTGGTATCTGCTATTGGGTTCTAGTGCAAATAAAGAAATAGTACCTCCTTTTTCAATTTTTGGTTATATATTATACACATTGTGTTTTGTTATCATATCACATGTTAAAGATTGTATATACTATTTCATTGCAGATTGTCTAATTAACAGCCACTGGTAACTTCAAAGAAGCTTTGTCATTGTGCAAGCTCCTTCCACCTGAAGAATCAAATCTTCGTGCTGCAAAGGAGGGTTCAATTTATATAAGGTTTATAgccatattttattatttttattaatgaaaatgaaacaaacaagacatttttcctttattttaattttaattcaacatATCTCTCTGAACTAGTTAGGTGGCAATGTGAATTTCATACTTAGTTTTATTTATTGACAGAAAACTTAAAATGATAACAAATTGATAGTTTAGTTATCATATAACTAGGGTGTGGACTTGTGGTTATGCAACGCATGGGAAATTCTTACTGCTCCAAAGAAATATCTAAGTAATTTCTACCATTGTAATTTCAAGAGACGAAAGGAAATGATTGTATCGATTTCAAGAGAATTTGATATCTTGTCATATTGTGACAACTCACAAGTATTATTTCATCATACATTACAtagttatattataaatattagaaACTACACTATAAAATAATCTAAAAACTAAAAGTAATAATtaataactaatataaataaaactcTCAGTAAAACTATAGCTTTAGTGTTGAAATATTGTAGTGTCATGTATCAACAAGTTAAGAACCCATATTGCTTTATAGATTTAAGAGTATAAATAAGATATTGAAATATGAGACTGTTGGAGAAAATTGTCAGTAAAATTTGGAAATtacttcaaatattattatatttgtgattatttaaaaattattgaatTTAGTTGTGGTTTTTGCATTTTGTAGGATTCTCTAgttgaagaagctgaaaaaggTGTCTTTGTTCCACATGGAAGTAACGATATCTTAACAGCAGTCATTGTAGTAGTAAACCGTGTAAACCTTTTTTTATcattttgtacacttgtgtatccgagattaatacttttgtatattttgacaaatatatatatatatatatatatatatatatatatatatatatatatatatatatatatatatatatatatatatatatatatcttagctATTTGGTGCAATTAAATGTGGTCAGTGTGTTGTTGGAAAAATATACAAACTAGCGACCTAACTTTGGTCTATGTTATTTGAATCTTATATGGAAAATTAGgtagaaaataaattacaggttaaaataggaaaaaaaacaaCCATTATATACTTAAAAGCAGTAAACGTATTACATCGGGCATTATTAAAACCGATGTAAAAGCAGGTCTATTACATCTGGCAAAGTTGAAGACCGATGTAAAAACAATCTATTACATCAGGTGTAGAcgaaaaccgatgtaaaatatggcgcatattttttaataaaaaaattgtattatttttcacatcagacatctgattcaaccgatgtggtatgttaATTTTTCACATCAGGCCTTgaaccgatgtaaaatgtctcagacttattacatcgcctggctttacatcgggcccaagaccgatgtaaaaagtagttttcacccgatgtaaaaagtagttTTTGCACTAGTGACACCGGCCCTTTAGCCTTAATGAGCACTTGGTCATCTTCAAAACTACATAGTATATCAACTATGGTATAACATCTTATAAGATGTTTATCAATGGTGAACAATTTAGTCCAAGACTCTTCGTTACCATATTCCTTTATAATCCAAATATCACTATTTGCAATGATGCACAAGCTATCTCTCATTACACCTAAGAACAACCGACGTGCATTTACAACTGGAGGTAGGAAAATCTTTTGATAGGACTCCTTTCtcaaatcaaaagaaacaataaagTATGTGGTCAACCAATTTATGGTGCCACTGCCACTCACAAATCTTCCCTTTCTCTCAACGGGGAGACCGTCGGAAGGAAAGTCAGGAATACTTTTCCAAAAATTGGTACCTAGTGTATGAacttttccttttgttttgttAATAACAATAACTTTGTAAGTATCGGCAAGAGAATCATAACCAAAGCCGATTGAAGTGAAAGAAACATCCCTTGTCCTTTCCAAAAGGGGTAATTCTTTGCCTTTTTTAACAGAAGGATTCCACAATATAACCAAGTGCAGACAATAGTCAGCCAGACAAAGGATTCCGTCGCAAGAGCCAATCAGTTCAAATTTAACTCTTTCATGAATACCATAGGAAGGGAATATTAATGAAGTGAAGTTTGGGTTTATGCGTGTAAAAACGGATCGGAGTGGGTTAGACTGTATAGTATAGTGGTGTGAGTAACAGTTGGGGCGTCTTAAGCAGTGGAGGTTGTGAGTGTTTGACCGGTTAAGGTGTTTTCTGACAAATTGATGGTCGGATATTAGAGAATTCCAAGATTTACAGACACACTGTAATTGGAGAAGGAATTTGACAGGTAGCCTAGAGAGTATATCGGGAATGAGGTCGAAAGGAAGAGAAGAACAAGACATCatgttagggttagggtttgttCTTCCGAATCTTCTCTCAACATGAGATTCCATTCTATACTATACCGGAATCAATTGCAACATAGCAATATAAATAGGGAAAATTCTTATATAGACACAACCCTAATACATGGATTTACCtacaaccaatcacatttttttattaattaaaaagttgaaataaaattgtctctctcctccattaaacCAACCACCCCCATGATAGcaattaaaagagaaattaaatttttaataaattttatttttctctcttttaattggttgttcctaaaataTAGATTTAGGTACGTgtccatgcaagtatttctctaTAAATAGTGCTGTTGTTATTCAAAAACAaggtttttttttagaaaaatgtcAATAGCCAATAGGTTTTATTCAAATATCCTACATAATAGCTCTAAATATCATCCTACAAAATACGTGTGGTTTCAATTAGGAATGAAAATACCACATGCAAATACGTTCCTGTTAGTATTGAGTACGAAGTTTGCAAGATTAAAAAAATCCATGCCTTAAAATTTGTGATATTGTACTTGAAGCCAAATCCAAAAACAcaacataagaaaataaaatataaaccacCGAAAATAGAATTACTTAAACTATGTTCAATGAAAAGGTCTAACAAATTGCACATattatttgtaattttaaaacataattaatctataattatacaaaattatattttctctAAAATATACATCGAAAAATTGTCTTGCAATATCAAGTTATACCTAACCTAATACTCTTTTTTAATAGTATTTTTACTgtgattttgtatattttttaaaaatattgtgatttttggattttttgtgaagtttttgagtttttattggatttttatgaaattttttagtTATTATCGAACTTTTGAAAAATTTCATTAGTTTTAATCAAATTTTTGAGAGaactatgattttttttttattgaatttttaggAGACCTATTAGTTTTTAtcgaatttttgaaaaatttcatgagttttttttatttttcaaaaatatttgattttataccgaattttataaaaaaaaatttaattatataatttatatggatttttcaaatatctaatattaaatatttataaaaaaaatacaattgtgTTAAGttcatttttttctattaaatATGAATtaccaaattttcaaaaatttaaaaattttaaatttatcaaaaaaattgaGTAGTGTTAGTTTCGTTTTTTATAAGCCTATCCAATATGAATTACAGTATCAGATTTTTTAAATGTGCaattagattttttaattttaatgtttttttagaatgatttttttgattaaatattattttaaaataaaataaataatgaaaatgacATTTGGGTACATAAAAGAAATATGGGGTGCCAGATATAATTGGAGAAGCCAAAAGGAAATGGGAGTACAAAATCTGAAAATTATGTTAGAGATGGAGGAAGTTTCTTTCAATTCCAGTTATTTTTGAGCCAAAACTTTCCGTCTTACCCAAACACACTGGGAGACGTTTCGTGTAAGATATCTCTTAGATAGATACTGACAAATGAGTCTTGATCAGATAAAAGGAGTGATGGGAGCATAATTTTTGGTTTGGcaattgtaaaataaataaaataaactcttttgttttttaataaGAAACCTTATTTGTTTTTTCCACATAAAATAGATAGATACATAACTCTATATTTTGAAAAACTATTGATTGGTGTTTCGTATTAAACTCGCACAATAATATCTTAGAGGACCAGGTAAACACACAATAACAATGACAtcacattttttttgttttaaataaaagagTACTCTTACATACAAAGTATTATATACGAATGACATCATGTGAGAAATGAGATTTGTCGTTGATGAAGTTTTTGTGTTCGTTTTTGTTCTGACATTATGcatccatattttatttttatcttacttATATCATAAATAGAGGAGTTTTGACCATTTTCAGAAATCATAAATTATTGATCATC encodes:
- the LOC131655261 gene encoding F-box/kelch-repeat protein At3g23880-like encodes the protein MESHVERRFGRTNPNPNMMSCSSLPFDLIPDILSRLPVKFLLQLQCVCKSWNSLISDHQFVRKHLNRSNTHNLHCLRRPNCYSHHYTIQSNPLRSVFTRINPNFTSLIFPSYGIHERVKFELIGSCDGILCLADYCLHLVILWNPSVKKGKELPLLERTRDVSFTSIGFGYDSLADTYKVIVINKTKGKVHTLGTNFWKSIPDFPSDGLPVERKGRFVSGSGTINWLTTYFIVSFDLRKESYQKIFLPPVVNARRLFLGVMRDSLCIIANSDIWIIKEYGNEESWTKLFTIDKHLIRCYTIVDILCSFEDDQVLIKAKGPM